taaaaaaaattctatggagggcacctgggtggctcagccgttaagcatctgatttcggctcaggtcatgatttcatggttcgtgagtttgagtcccacatcgggtaagcttgagccctgctttgggtgaatCTGGGCCCCAATTTggtgagcacgagccctgctTCACGTAAAATAAGAGCCCGCTTTGGGTGAGCtccattcctctctctttctccccctccgttcttccctctgcccctcctaggATTCTTTCTCTCGTTCACTtgttccccaacccccccccccccccgccaaatctATGGAAACATaaattagcacagagcccgatgtggagcttgaactcatgaaccatgagatcatgatctgagctgaagtcaagagttgggtgcttaaccgactgagacacgcAGGTACCCGTATCATGTGTAACATTTCTAAATGTGTTTAAAAGCAGCAAagttcacggggcgcctgggtggctcagtcggttaagcgtccgacttcagctcaggtcacgatctcgcggtccgtgagttcgagccccgcgtcaggctctgggctgatggctcagagcctggagcctgcttccgattctgtgtcttcctctctctctgcccctcccccgttcatgctctgtctctctctgtctcaaaaataagtaaacgttaaaaaaattaaaaaataaaataaaataaaagcaaagttcTAAACTCAAAGCCAAGGTATATAATGTTAAGGCACTTCTAGAGCCAACAAGAAGGAAAAGTCCCTACAAACgcttccattaaaataaaaattaaaataaaataaataaaataaaaataaataaaaatactagaaataggAAGGGGGAGAGAATATATTCCACACTGGAATACACAAAAGTCAGGAGGGAAAGAGTTCTCAAGGAAGAAAGAGCCAAAGGGCCACACATTTTCACAGGGTGAAATGAAGAACTAGTCTGTACTCTAACCTCAGGCATGaacatagttaaaaaaattttttttaatgtttgtttatttttgagagagacagagacagactgcaaatgggtcaggggcagagagagagggagacacagaatctgaagcagcctccaggctctgagctgtcagcacagagcccgacatggggcttgaactcacaagctgtgagatcatgacctgagccgaagtaggatgctcaacctactgagccacccaggtgcccctgcatgaaCATAGTTTAAAGAAGGTAACATGATTTAAAGCTGCATGTCACACACTGACCAGAGAGTGTTTATGAGAGTATAGAGGCATACTGACAAACTAGACAAAATAAAAGCAGTATACcatcatttaaaacaatttgattcattctaatgtattttttttgtggCTGCATTATAAGAACATTTTTCTGTTAACTATAAGATAGGTACTTATAGTAGCATTAGTCTTTCAATTTCAATCAGCCATGTTGAGGTTCTGGGGTGTTTTTCTGAAacctttttatttacttaggtTTCTGCTAAGATGCTCAAGGAACTTTCCAATATGTGCCAGACAGCTTTATAGTGACAGAGAATGACTCTACATAAGAGATTGCACCGATATACAAAGAACAAGGCCTCTCCCAGGCTGTTTGGAATTTTGAGGCTTGGtgggtgttgaatttttaaaCTATAGCAATGATAAgggccaatttaaaaaaaaaaaattaagtttctgttTATTCGAGGGATTACAAACAGGAAGATTTATCTATCATGTCTAAAGCAGATTTTTAGGGatataattcaataatttttttcctattatttctaATAAGAAGGTAAAATGATATTGAAATCATTTTCAACTATTCTAAGTGGTCAAACCACTCTTTTCCCGTTCACTTAAAATTCTACAAATTGTACAACTATAGTATGAAAATGCCAATCTTTGAAGCCTTTCTGCTCTAAAGAGAAATCCAGAGGTTCAGGAACTAGATTTGGTGATACCTACataattactttatttacttaaaaagtacTTATTCTGTGCCCTAGTTATACACAAAATACTCAATTAGGTGCTGACTGTATATTTTATGAACAAGGTATCATAAGCCATTATTTGTCACTACTTGCAAGTCTTCTAACTTgtaatggtatttgttttttgcaAGGTGGGGGCAAGGATAGAAAAGCAGAGAGTCAAAAGATTTGATAGTTTGCAGAATGAATTGGACAGAACAAAGAATGGTAAAAATACAGGGGTAGATCCTGCAGGAAAACTAGAGGGGTCTATGCTTAAGAACTATGGCTACATTTTCTCAGCATAGATTtggcacagaaaacagaaaatataggcACGGAGACTCTAAATAGCCTTGCATTTCCAGCCCTCAACTTTCCTCAGAGGTTGGAAAGCAAACATGGGACATTTGCAAAGAACAGGAGATGGATTTTACCTGTTTGTGGTGCTCAGAGTTGGCTGCCTCTTGCTGTGAGTGGAATGAAAAGTAGAGATTTCAAAAGGGCAGGTAGAAGGCCCATGCTGGCTCCAAATGGATAGCACTCGGCCCACCGAGTAGGGCAGAGAACAGAAGACCTTGTCTGCTATGGAGGCTGGAGATCTTAACCCCTTTAAGCCTTGTGTAAACTGGGTCATGAAGAGCCTCTGCATTGTAGGCATGTGACTGGAGAAGCTCCGTTTTTTTGTCCAGATTCGGTAACATCCAGGAGAACAAAGTGCTAGAAGTGTGTGAAGGCCAAGGACAGAGCAGCCTGCTCTGGTCTGGACTATGGCGGTGCCTCCATAGTCTTGGAGAGGACCTGGAGGCTGTGAAGGAGCCTGGGCATATGCCTGACCATGGGGGCCAGTGTCTTCCCTGAATGTGGCCATCCCAGGGCAACTGTGggataagaagaaagaaaaggtccATTTGGGAGGTTGAGACAGGCACCTAGGGGCCTCTCCTAAGGCGAGCCTGGCTGGAGCACAGTGCTCAGGAAAAGTCCTTGGGGACTCAGTCATGCACTCAGAGCCCGATTTCATGTGAAAAGACATCGGGAAAATTTCGGAACCAAACAGCAGTGATGGCACCTTGTTGCTCAAATCTATGAAGCTCATTTTGATGGCTTCGAGCGAATAAAGTGTCAAGGGCTTACTGTTAGGTCTCTTATCCCATCCACTAGATGCCAAATATGGATTCAGCTGCATTGTATTGTATGAAAATCCATCCAGAAACCTTTTGTATCTGAGCCGCTTGTAGCTTTTAGCCACTGGAAGAAGTTCAGAGGAACATCGCCGATATCTTAGTTTCTGGGTCTTTGTGGCGGGGACCAGTCTGGAGGCAAGAATGGACAGCTTGTTTAGTAAGGCTGATTCTTTGGTAGGCTTCCTAACATTCAGGCTCCTCAAGGAATGGCACGGAGTCACCTTCTGCTTTGGTATGTGGCTCATTAAGCTCCTGGTTGGTACTGTTTCAGGTTCCAATTGTGCGGGTGCAGACATAGCACATGAACTGAGAAATCTGTGTGCTTTTGTGGGAATGGTTTCAGAGGAACTCTTTAAAAAGGCAGAacttctgattttacttatttttttcccaatgttgaCTTGCTCCTGATAGGAAACTTTCTTACATGTTCGATGGGGCTGCTTCTTTAAGGGAAGCACTCTTTTCTGATATGAAGTGTTCCCAAAGGCACCGTGTATTTCATCACATCCAGCAGAGTTGGGGTTTTGTGCTTTCTGAAGGGCACCACACAGGCAAGGATCTGTGTATGACACCATGTCTGTTTTTAATGGATGGCACAAGCTTTCCTCCTTTGGATTTTCCAGCTTCTGAAACTGTGCAGCAGTGCTGCCCTTGGCTAGCTTTGCTAGAGTGATTTCCTTCATCATGGTGGACTCACCTTTGCAATCCTTAGTTTGGTTCTTATCTTGCACTTCATCTGACAACACATTAGATGATGCACATTGTTCCAATATCCTGTGTGCGTCTTTTTGATGTAGATATTCCTCTTCATTCTGCAACATGTAGTCCAAAGCCCTCTGGATTTGTAGCTCTTCAGTATCACCAAGCATCCTCTGGGATTTAGAGTGGGTCTGAgaaatctctctccctttattATTACCAGCTTCTCTGGTGATCATCTTCTCAGACTCTTCACTGACAGTTAAGTAACCCAGGGGTCCCCTCTgatgtgcttcagtttcttctccTTTCAACTTAGTTTCTGTTTCCATTGTCAAAGGCAAATTTTGCATACTGCTGTCTATTCTGAGTCCTTCACTAGAATTACTCCCATCCCCTGGCGCTCCTTCCTTTGTCTCAAGCAGGACTGTGCGGTGCTCTATGTTTTCACAAAGGATTTTACCATCTTTTGGTTTAAAAGGTTTTTTCAGCTCAGTTTCTCCACTATTAACAttactttctgaattttcttgAGAAAACAGATACAAAGGCATTGTCTCAATGGATTTCAGGCTCCCTATGGGAACAGGGCTCTCATCCGGGCATCCAGAAGACAGTAACTCTTCTGAGGAAATTCCAAACGTATTTTCCTTGTCAAACTCAGAATTTATTTCCAGTCTTGATCCTTCAATCATTCCTTGTGTTTCTCTCAGGGATGCTTCTTTAACTTGCTCTTCATGATAAGTATTATCTAAGGACACATTTATACcatcaaatatttttgtatttgattCATGATCTGCAACAGACTCTATCTCACTGGCACAAGAGTCTGGACACACTTCCACTTCACAATCTTTTAATGATCTGCATACTTTCTCTTCACATGATTTTTTCATTTCCAGAGACTCCACTTTAGAGGAAGTAGCATCTGGAAAATCTGAGTCCTGGTCAATCATTCTGATAAATGCAGCATTCAGTTCTCCTCTATGAGGCAGAGTACTCACTGAGGTATCCTGTAACGTCAGTCCATCTTGTCCTGCACCACCATCAAGGGTACTAGATGTCTGTAAGTCCAACATGCTTTCTGTAGACTTATTACCACAGTCTGTGTAGACAGTGTCTACCATGCCATCTGTGGACTCCTCACAACCAGAAATATGTCCATCGTCTCCTTTCAAATTGCCTTTCTTTGAACTACCACCAGACAAAGGGTTGTTACTGCCTGAACCAACTAACAGATCCTTTTGATTGTTGCTTATCTCTCTGTTAGGTTCTGTAACAGTCTCCCTCTCATCACCATGTAGTGTCTGCTTAGCTGGTTTATCTTCACTTCTGCATTCATCTGGTCTGTTTTGGTTACTCTGGCAGTCAAGAACTTTATCTCCTTTTTGATCAAGAGTTTCAACTGCTTGGCTCATGGTTTTGAAACTGGAGaacataatagtaggagactggTCCAAAAATTTTTCAGGGCTTGGAATGTTTGCAGATAAATTTAGTTCTGGTGTGGAACAGTCAGAGATGTTATACTTGCAAAACACGGTCTCTTTAGGTACATCCCATTCCTTTGCTTTCAGACTTTCCTCACGGGGCTGGGTGTGACTGGTGGTGGGAATGGTTTTGTCTGAAGCTTCACTACTTAACATGCCTACTGGTGTATCGTTTCTGATCTGATTTCCTGGGAGGCTGCCTTTAGTTTCTCCCCTAGCAAGTTCACTTTCTTCTGATGTGTAACCCACTTTATGGGTGCTACTTTCCGTGCAGACTTCTCTTCTTTGGGAGTGGTCACTGCTGTGCTGAAATGCATCTTCACACTTGGTTATTAAAGAGTTCTCAACTTCTAGGATGATTCTGCTGGACTCAAACGCAGCACAAACAGAACACATGCTCTTTTCTCGTGCATTTTTATTTACACAATGAGAGCTAGAGAGATCCTGAGATTGAACACTTTGACATTCCATAGCAGAGACCTCTTGAGGCAAGattgctgattctttctttcttgagagaaGGCTGGAATGTAGATGTACTATTCCTGAATCAGccatcttgtcttttctttctaggCTTCCTGGTTTGATGTTTAAGGTGGGATTGTTTGAAGAGGCACCACAGGTTTTGTCACCTGATGGAGAgatgtctttcatttttgttttgatgggAATGGTCTGGGTATCAGCAGTGACATCTGCTCCATCCTCTAATGGAGGGTGATGGCTCTGTTGGGAATCCTCGCTTGTTGCTAAAGGCATCTCTTTGTTAGCTGACAACTTTGCATGGTCTTGAGAATTAAGCGGCACTTGATTTAAAGCACAttcactttctattttgtttataacCAGTTCATTGGTACGAGGAAGTTCATTCATCTCACAGGCAGTGCTCTGCTCATCTAAATGTGAACTATCGTCCAGTGAGGTCTGTACAGCTTGTTCTGACTCAGGTCTGTAATCAAGTTCTAGGGATAGTGGTAACTGAGCAGTATCTTTCTTGGGTTTTGACACCTCATTCATAGGACTTATCTGGTCCTCTGGCATTAAACTCACAAGGGATTTCCTTTCATTCAGAAATTCATTACGTGATGCTTCATTTAACGGGGTGTTGCCTTCCAGATTTTTCTGGGTGCAGACTAAGGAGTTAGAGTCTTTACTGTAAATCTTTTCAGTTACCATATTGGGCTCTATAGTGGTTGTCTGTTCTGGCTCTTCAATCTGCATTAAGGAGGAAAAACTGTTCTCTTCAGAGTgtctgcctggatggctcatatCTGTAGAAGTTCCTCTATGGTCCTCATGGTTTGTCAAGCTACCTTGAGTGTCTAAAGtgatttttaagtcatttttttttaacgttactTCCGTGGCTTCGGTGAAAGAATTGGGCACTAAAGAAACAGGGCTGTCTGTATGGATACTGTCTTGAACGCAACAGTTACCATGAATATTCACTTTTGGGGAGGTAACAGTCTCTTTTTCACCAGGACAATGACCATTAGCATCCTCTTCTGGTTGCCTGGCATTAACAAGAAAGCGTTCCCCTCTTTCACTCCTAAGGTTCAAAAactgttcattttctcttctagTAGCCAAGTTCTTGCTTTGATCACCCCCATCAAAACAGGAATTGTCTGTCTTCTTAGCAGATCCCTTCAGCAAGCCATCAAAACCACATGTTTCTAAGGATGTTGTTCTGGATTCTGGACCAGACAAACTTGATGAGAAATATGaaatgtcagaattttcttctaaGGGTTCTACACAAACTACATTTCTTGTGGCCCTGGGACTGCCATGGGCAAAACTGTGGTTTTCATTATGGTGGCCGAGAATCTGTTGGTGATTGTCATCTGCTTCACAGACAAGGTTTAACTTAGACAACTCTTCCTTCTCACTGTCCACTTTGGAAATGGCACTGTTCCCTGGTAATAATGACAACCAAGAAGGACAAGTTTTTAAttcttcacattctttttctttagaagaTGCTTCTGTTAATCCAGGGTCCACAAAGATTAAAGGCTCTAGGGAAACTAATGTGCTGGTTTCTGAAACCTCACCACTGGTCATGGTTTTGTCTACTTCTGGGTATTCGCTGCACCCAGCTGAGAGACCTTTACTCACATTGCCATTCTTGTGTCCTTCATTATAATCCGTCTTAGTCCCATTGACCTTCATACCTTGTACTTCTTCAGTAGATATAAGCAGAGTTCCAGTTGTAATTTGTACATTTCCTTCTgcccaagagaaataaatccaaataagtatgcaatcataaaaaaaacaaaaccgtgTGCTATACTTTCATGAATTTAATCATGCAACCAACAGTGACAAAAAAGATCCAACTCAAAAAGCAAATTACAAAGTTAGTACACTGTACcattggttttgttcttttatgcAAAATATGACAGAGGGCCATAAGTGTACTTGGCAGAAAATAGATAATTTTGAACTAACACCCTTCTCTTGGTATTAGTAATTTAAACGTACTTACATACCTAGATAATTAACTATAATAAGGAGACTTATATGTAATCCAGAGTCTTAAGAAGCTTCCATTCTAAAACATTAATAAAGAAGACCCACAATAATAGCTTATATTATTCAATGACCATCTTATTACCTGAATAATACTAAATTAATCATGAATAAATTACctctttgaaaaagaacagtTACACACAAAACCTATGTTAAAGAGATTAACATATAAGTTGAATATTAGTTTTGAACCAAATTACTTACAGTAACTGCTTCCCTACAAAGCTGGTCATGAGCTGGTAATTATTGAAGCTGAGTGACAGATACATGTGGGTTTAGTATACTCTCCacttctcaataaattaaaaactttctactatgaaacattaaaaaacaaacaaaaaactttctaAGAATGTAAATGCAATTCATAAAGAAGTTTTATTGTTCAGAATTTCTCTGAAATCCTAGGTATAAGATGCAGTATGAAGTTCCCTGAACTTgttaaactacaaaaaaaattttcttccttgCTCTTTTTAGAAAACTAGCACAAAGTTATATACATGTAAATTATGTACATATttgcatgcatacacatatgttAACAAAATACCTGCACTAAACAGATAAAGCTAAATGCAAATCAATCTTCAACCTAAAGAACTAATtctcactagaatataaactccatgagcgTAAGGGTCATGTTTATCTTGGTCTCTCCCTTTCCTTATTGCCCAGCATAATACCTGGTATATAATAGCACTCAATAAATCTgtggaattaataaatgaatacagttAGGTCAAACCAACAAATGCTATCACTAGTGTCTTCCTAGAACTTCCTTATCCATTTCTCAACTGATACTGACAGCAGCAATTCTGAGAGAAAGAACAGCAACTCTGAAGGCAGGTGGGTTCTGTGATCTTACTTACCTCACTGAGTCTGTTTCCTCCTTTGAAAAAGAGGAGAAGTACACTTACCTCAGTGCtactttgaggattaaattaaataacacatGTAAACCACCACCTGGTACAGTGCCtgccatttaaagaaaaactgcttttcctttgctctgctttctttcttatcttACTGGACCTGAGAATAGTTAAAATGATAAACTTAATGACTATGCTAGGATAGGacacaatgtttaaaaatgtttggagTCAGCAAATACTTGATGGATAAATGCATATTGGATTCCACAAGTTTGTACAGATTCCAAAAACATAAGGTAGTCTCAAAATCCTAATGCCctacatggtatttgtctttttgaaacCAGCCCACTTTCTACATCATAGCAGACAATTCTACCCTATTTAGAAATTCCTAACTGCATTTACCCCAAATGGTTTAGTGTATCTCTTCTCCAGACACTATGGCATTCATTAAACCATTTGTGTAAATTCTGGgcttttctactctgttccagcACCATCTTAGTTGAATCCTTCATTATAACTTCTCAGGAAAGCTGTAAAACTCCTCCCTCTCCAAACTGTTCACTGTGCAAAGCCCTGAAGGcaagattctccctcagagcccttACCTGCTGGAAGAATACCTGTTCTCAACTTAGTTGAGAATCTTAGGGAGGAGGTAGGGGAACACTCATTTCCCAGGTGGTATAATGCTGAAGGCTGGCTGGGGAACAGGGGTTGTGTACtgcttgaaaacaaaatgatactCTGCTTACTCCTTTACTTGACTGATTGACTGATTGACTGACtgggggagcaggcagagagagtaGACAGTCCCAGGTAGaggatgtgggacttgaactcacaaactgtgagatcatgacctgagctgaagtcggatgctcaaccaactgagccacccatgtacccctcttttacttgtgtttttttttttttttttatgtagagactttttttttttttttttaatttttttttttcaacgtttattttatttttggggacagagagagacagagcgtgaacgggggagggacagagagagagggagacacagaatcggaaacaggctccaggctctgagccatcagcccagagcctgacgcggggctcgaactcatggaccgtgagatcgtgacctggctgaagtcggacgcttaaccgactgcgccacccaggcgcccctgtagagacttttttttttaagtttatttattttgagagagggagagagggagagagggtgagagggtgagagagagagacagagagacagacagacagacagacagtggaACAGGGGCAGAgataagggagaaagagaatcccaagcaggctctgtgctgtcaccacagaacctgatgcaggtctcaaactcataactgcacgatcatgacctgagctgaagttggacacttaaccgactgagccactcaggtaccctcttttactttttaattaaccACATTGACTTTGAAATCTCaaagaatttcatttcattttattttacacgtttatttattgacagagagagagagaatgcaggagaggggcagagagagagggagagagaatcccaagcaggttccacgttgtcagtgcagagcctgacgtggggcttgatctcaccaaccatgagatcatgacctgagctaaaatccagtgtcagatgcttaactgactgagccacccaggctcccaaagAAGCAGGAGTTTAATGATCACTGAGGACCTAATACCCAACACTGACCTAGGCACATATCAGGTCAATGATAGATGTTGTCTGAATGAAGTTAGGAAAGTTGTTGAAAGTATTAGGTATCCTCCCATCCAGCAacttcacttctgggtatatattgaaaagaaatgaaatcactattcTAAAAAGATATgtgtacccccatgttcactgcagcattatttacagagtgagacatggaaacaaccctaaatatccactgatgaatgaatggataaagaaaatatggctcataaaaaaaaaaaaagtacatatgtATATTGGAGGGTGAAACATGTATTCTGTGAGGTATGCGCCCATTTTAGAATCACAGGCATTTCATTACCTCAGCTGAAGGTCCTTAGATTTGTAGTTTTATAACCATTGAAAAAGTGTTTATGTTTGCAGAATT
This DNA window, taken from Neofelis nebulosa isolate mNeoNeb1 chromosome 11, mNeoNeb1.pri, whole genome shotgun sequence, encodes the following:
- the PRR14L gene encoding protein PRR14L isoform X2, which encodes MLSSGVETQPVPLDSSMSAVVQELYSELPVSVSKELHADPEPSVIPDVKPAASSSLISQSRAVPLELQRTCAESCCEETSGTLDHGGEPGRCGLVDTTAGGSVASGILDREEKTKSMELKVFRNQGDQAEIIRDPCEGAKEDPHQHSTAAEEKISPSQEDLLMQSSKEHLCTGLPEDCLRNKEGNVQITTGTLLISTEEVQGMKVNGTKTDYNEGHKNGNVSKGLSAGCSEYPEVDKTMTSGEVSETSTLVSLEPLIFVDPGLTEASSKEKECEELKTCPSWLSLLPGNSAISKVDSEKEELSKLNLVCEADDNHQQILGHHNENHSFAHGSPRATRNVVCVEPLEENSDISYFSSSLSGPESRTTSLETCGFDGLLKGSAKKTDNSCFDGGDQSKNLATRRENEQFLNLRSERGERFLVNARQPEEDANGHCPGEKETVTSPKVNIHGNCCVQDSIHTDSPVSLVPNSFTEATEVTLKKNDLKITLDTQGSLTNHEDHRGTSTDMSHPGRHSEENSFSSLMQIEEPEQTTTIEPNMVTEKIYSKDSNSLVCTQKNLEGNTPLNEASRNEFLNERKSLVSLMPEDQISPMNEVSKPKKDTAQLPLSLELDYRPESEQAVQTSLDDSSHLDEQSTACEMNELPRTNELVINKIESECALNQVPLNSQDHAKLSANKEMPLATSEDSQQSHHPPLEDGADVTADTQTIPIKTKMKDISPSGDKTCGASSNNPTLNIKPGSLERKDKMADSGIVHLHSSLLSRKKESAILPQEVSAMECQSVQSQDLSSSHCVNKNAREKSMCSVCAAFESSRIILEVENSLITKCEDAFQHSSDHSQRREVCTESSTHKVGYTSEESELARGETKGSLPGNQIRNDTPVGMLSSEASDKTIPTTSHTQPREESLKAKEWDVPKETVFCKYNISDCSTPELNLSANIPSPEKFLDQSPTIMFSSFKTMSQAVETLDQKGDKVLDCQSNQNRPDECRSEDKPAKQTLHGDERETVTEPNREISNNQKDLLVGSGSNNPLSGGSSKKGNLKGDDGHISGCEESTDGMVDTVYTDCGNKSTESMLDLQTSSTLDGGAGQDGLTLQDTSVSTLPHRGELNAAFIRMIDQDSDFPDATSSKVESLEMKKSCEEKVCRSLKDCEVEVCPDSCASEIESVADHESNTKIFDGINVSLDNTYHEEQVKEASLRETQGMIEGSRLEINSEFDKENTFGISSEELLSSGCPDESPVPIGSLKSIETMPLYLFSQENSESNVNSGETELKKPFKPKDGKILCENIEHRTVLLETKEGAPGDGSNSSEGLRIDSSMQNLPLTMETETKLKGEETEAHQRGPLGYLTVSEESEKMITREAGNNKGREISQTHSKSQRMLGDTEELQIQRALDYMLQNEEEYLHQKDAHRILEQCASSNVLSDEVQDKNQTKDCKGESTMMKEITLAKLAKGSTAAQFQKLENPKEESLCHPLKTDMVSYTDPCLCGALQKAQNPNSAGCDEIHGAFGNTSYQKRVLPLKKQPHRTCKKVSYQEQVNIGKKISKIRSSAFLKSSSETIPTKAHRFLSSCAMSAPAQLEPETVPTRSLMSHIPKQKVTPCHSLRSLNVRKPTKESALLNKLSILASRLVPATKTQKLRYRRCSSELLPVAKSYKRLRYKRFLDGFSYNTMQLNPYLASSGWDKRPNSKPLTLYSLEAIKMSFIDLSNKVPSLLFGSEIFPMSFHMKSGSECMTESPRTFPEHCAPARLALGEAPRCLSQPPKWTFSFFLSHSCPGMATFREDTGPHGQAYAQAPSQPPGPLQDYGGTAIVQTRAGCSVLGLHTLLALCSPGCYRIWTKKRSFSSHMPTMQRLFMTQFTQGLKGLRSPASIADKVFCSLPYSVGRVLSIWSQHGPSTCPFEISTFHSTHSKRQPTLSTTNSHTMLPYVPLPGMEATYNTNGSQMRLEPPFPALVPKSCLVTDSAVTKLLLSASEFPVPGFDELDDVAAACPHPQSSPPEQKEAEPEKRPKKVSQIRIRKTIPKPDPNLTPMGLPRPKSKGLKSADLHRFCYQALKEQVSHCMGSTPKRSDQ